A window of the Pseudomonas fluorescens genome harbors these coding sequences:
- a CDS encoding amino acid ABC transporter ATP-binding protein, protein MRSIVKAVSLNKYYDQYHALKDINIEVEQGEVLCIIGPSGSGKSTLLRCVNQLEKIDKGGLWVDGELVGYRVVGHKLHELNESQIARQRLATGMVFQRFNLFPHMTVLQNIIEGPCQVLKRSPKEAHEEALELLARVGLADKRNSYPIELSGGQQQRVAIARALAMRPKLMLFDEPTSALDPELVGEVLSVMRDLAQTGMTMIVVTHELGFAREVSNRMVFMDGGQIVEAGSPEEILISPQNPRTQSFISAVRT, encoded by the coding sequence ATGAGAAGCATCGTCAAGGCCGTGAGCCTGAACAAATATTACGACCAGTACCACGCGCTCAAGGACATCAACATCGAAGTCGAGCAAGGCGAAGTACTGTGCATCATCGGCCCGTCCGGCTCGGGCAAGAGCACCCTGCTGCGCTGCGTCAACCAGCTGGAAAAAATCGACAAGGGCGGCCTGTGGGTCGACGGCGAACTGGTGGGCTACCGCGTCGTCGGGCACAAGCTGCACGAGCTCAACGAATCGCAGATCGCCCGCCAGCGCCTGGCCACCGGCATGGTGTTCCAGCGCTTCAACCTGTTCCCGCACATGACCGTGCTGCAAAACATCATCGAAGGCCCGTGCCAGGTGCTCAAGCGTTCGCCCAAGGAGGCGCACGAAGAAGCCCTGGAACTGCTGGCCCGGGTCGGCCTGGCCGACAAACGCAACAGCTACCCGATCGAGTTGTCGGGCGGTCAGCAGCAACGGGTGGCGATTGCCCGCGCCCTGGCCATGCGCCCCAAGCTGATGCTGTTCGATGAACCCACTTCGGCACTCGACCCGGAACTGGTCGGTGAGGTGCTGTCGGTGATGCGCGATCTGGCGCAGACCGGCATGACCATGATCGTCGTCACCCATGAACTGGGCTTCGCCCGGGAGGTTTCCAACCGCATGGTGTTCATGGACGGCGGGCAGATCGTGGAGGCTGGAAGCCCCGAAGAAATACTAATAAGTCCGCAAAACCCGCGCACCCAAAGCTTCATTTCTGCCGTTCGAACCTGA
- a CDS encoding polysaccharide deacetylase family protein: MSAPQQPTWPNQHKACLALAFDLDGPTGDAMLNGSIWHKPEYFGFGGYGPYRALPRLLDLLDAFKIPTTFFVPAWVVENWQKQCQAIVERGHEVAYHGYKHESFYALTLDQQQAVMNKSRDVFWQYLHIRAEGFRTPSGDWRAETPAMLADNGVIYSSSMRGDDRPYLVNVPGHDTPLVEIPGRWEMDDYASLAYTRAPNFPSGLDRTASYELTLDNWQREYDGAMDEGLCLTTLFHPKITGKPGRILLLEKLFEHMRQRDDVWFATCRDVARWWLKEHHHG, translated from the coding sequence ATGTCCGCCCCTCAACAACCCACCTGGCCCAACCAGCACAAAGCCTGCCTCGCCCTGGCCTTCGACCTCGACGGCCCGACCGGCGACGCCATGCTCAACGGCTCGATCTGGCACAAACCCGAGTACTTCGGCTTCGGCGGCTACGGCCCCTACCGCGCCCTGCCCCGCCTGCTGGATCTGCTCGACGCCTTCAAGATCCCGACCACCTTCTTCGTCCCTGCCTGGGTCGTGGAAAACTGGCAGAAACAATGCCAGGCCATCGTCGAGCGCGGTCATGAAGTCGCCTACCACGGCTACAAGCACGAATCCTTCTACGCCCTGACGCTGGACCAGCAGCAGGCCGTGATGAACAAATCCCGCGATGTGTTCTGGCAATACCTGCACATCCGCGCCGAGGGCTTTCGCACGCCGTCCGGCGACTGGCGCGCCGAAACCCCGGCGATGCTGGCCGACAACGGCGTCATCTATTCCAGCAGCATGCGCGGCGATGACCGGCCGTATCTGGTCAACGTCCCCGGCCACGACACGCCGCTGGTGGAAATCCCCGGTCGCTGGGAAATGGACGACTACGCCTCCCTCGCCTACACCCGCGCACCGAACTTCCCGTCCGGGCTCGACCGCACCGCCAGCTACGAGCTGACCCTCGACAACTGGCAGCGCGAGTACGACGGCGCGATGGACGAAGGCCTGTGCCTGACCACCCTGTTCCACCCGAAAATTACCGGCAAACCGGGGCGCATCCTGTTGCTGGAAAAACTCTTCGAACACATGCGCCAGCGCGATGACGTGTGGTTCGCCACTTGCCGCGACGTCGCCCGCTGGTGGCTGAAGGAGCATCACCATGGC
- the argH gene encoding argininosuccinate lyase, translating to MSQTTDRLWGARFKSGPSAALAALSRCPERYFRLTPYDLAGSKAHAGELQRAGLLDEQETRTMIEALDGIGADFAAGRIAPTLDDEDVHTFIERLLTERLGALGGKLRAGRSRNDQTANDLRLFLRDHVRTLAVEVLALQTALVDQAEQHVESICPGFTHLQQAQPIVFAHHLLAHAQSMLRDVQRLVDWDARTSLSPLGAAAMAGSAIARQPQQSAKEMGYAGVCENSIDAVASRDHVSEFLFIASMLGINISRLAEEFCLWSSRQFRWVDLDDAYATGSSIMPQKKNPDIAELARGKAGRLIGNLTGLLSTLKSLPLSYNRDLSEDKNGVLDSVDTLLLVLPAMAGMVATMTVNVEELRRQAPLGFTLATEVADWLAVRGVPFKEAHEITGALVQACEKHDLELWEASPALLAEIDPRLTADVRDSLTLEAAIAARSGWGGTAPQQVREQIGRLKTALAAQQLWTENYQGFRL from the coding sequence GAACTGCAACGTGCCGGCCTGCTGGACGAGCAGGAAACCCGCACGATGATCGAAGCCCTGGACGGCATCGGTGCCGATTTTGCTGCCGGGCGCATCGCTCCGACCCTGGACGACGAAGACGTTCACACCTTCATCGAGCGCCTGCTGACCGAACGCCTCGGCGCACTGGGCGGCAAGCTGCGCGCCGGTCGTTCACGCAACGACCAGACCGCCAACGACCTGCGCCTGTTCCTGCGTGATCACGTCCGCACCCTGGCCGTGGAAGTGCTGGCCCTGCAAACGGCGCTGGTGGATCAGGCCGAGCAGCACGTCGAGAGCATCTGCCCGGGTTTCACCCACTTGCAGCAGGCGCAACCGATCGTGTTCGCCCATCACTTGCTGGCCCATGCGCAGTCGATGCTGCGTGACGTCCAGCGTCTGGTGGATTGGGACGCGCGCACTTCGCTGTCACCCCTCGGTGCCGCAGCCATGGCCGGCTCCGCGATCGCGCGCCAGCCTCAGCAGTCGGCCAAGGAAATGGGCTACGCCGGGGTCTGCGAAAACTCCATCGACGCCGTGGCCAGCCGCGACCACGTCTCCGAATTCCTGTTCATCGCCAGCATGCTCGGGATCAACATCTCGCGTCTGGCCGAAGAGTTTTGCCTGTGGTCATCGCGCCAGTTCCGCTGGGTCGATCTAGATGACGCCTACGCCACCGGCAGCTCGATCATGCCGCAGAAGAAAAACCCGGACATCGCCGAACTGGCACGGGGCAAGGCTGGCCGCCTGATCGGCAACCTGACCGGTCTGCTGTCGACGCTCAAATCCCTGCCGCTGTCGTACAACCGCGACCTGAGCGAAGACAAGAACGGCGTGCTCGACAGCGTCGACACCCTGCTGCTGGTGCTGCCGGCCATGGCCGGGATGGTCGCGACCATGACCGTCAACGTCGAGGAACTGCGGCGTCAGGCGCCACTGGGTTTCACCCTCGCCACTGAAGTTGCCGACTGGCTGGCCGTGCGCGGCGTGCCGTTCAAGGAGGCCCACGAAATCACTGGCGCGCTGGTGCAGGCCTGCGAAAAACACGACCTCGAATTGTGGGAAGCCTCGCCGGCGCTGCTGGCCGAGATCGACCCGCGCCTCACGGCAGACGTGCGCGACAGCCTGACTCTGGAAGCCGCCATCGCTGCCCGCAGCGGTTGGGGCGGTACTGCGCCGCAACAGGTGCGCGAGCAGATCGGCCGCCTGAAAACCGCCCTCGCCGCGCAGCAACTGTGGACCGAAAACTACCAGGGCTTCCGCCTCTAA
- a CDS encoding ABC transporter substrate-binding protein — MKNFVIPAVLTSLMSCGFAVAAELPASIKEKGEIVVAIMPNYPPMDFKDPATNKLTGLDYDLGNALAERLGVKIKWQETGFEQMINALTTDRVDVVLSGMTDTAERQASVTFIDYFTSGPQFYTLQKNAATNEIIDLCGKKVGTSRRTTFPAEIAAWSKENCEAAGKPAINVIGTEGSADARAQLRQSRIDAAMQGSETLSYLKTQEKDMYKTVGQPISVQFTGLGVSKKKPELSEAVKVALQSMVDDGSYNAILKKWDLELGAIKDVTINAGK; from the coding sequence ATGAAGAACTTCGTCATTCCAGCAGTACTCACCTCCCTCATGTCTTGCGGTTTCGCCGTGGCCGCCGAGTTGCCGGCCAGCATCAAGGAAAAAGGCGAGATCGTCGTCGCGATCATGCCCAACTATCCGCCGATGGATTTCAAGGACCCGGCCACCAACAAGCTCACCGGCCTTGACTACGACCTGGGCAACGCCCTGGCCGAACGCCTCGGGGTGAAGATCAAGTGGCAGGAAACCGGCTTCGAACAAATGATCAACGCCCTGACCACCGACCGCGTGGACGTGGTTCTGTCGGGCATGACCGACACCGCCGAGCGTCAGGCCAGCGTGACCTTCATCGACTACTTCACCAGCGGCCCGCAGTTCTACACCTTGCAGAAGAACGCAGCGACCAACGAGATCATCGACCTGTGCGGCAAGAAAGTCGGCACCAGCCGCCGCACCACTTTCCCGGCGGAAATCGCCGCGTGGAGCAAGGAGAACTGTGAGGCCGCCGGCAAACCTGCGATCAACGTGATCGGCACCGAAGGCTCGGCCGACGCCCGTGCGCAACTGCGCCAGAGCCGCATTGATGCGGCGATGCAGGGCAGCGAAACCCTGTCGTACCTCAAGACTCAGGAAAAGGACATGTACAAAACGGTCGGCCAGCCGATCTCCGTGCAGTTCACCGGGCTGGGGGTAAGCAAGAAGAAGCCTGAGCTGAGTGAAGCGGTGAAAGTGGCGTTGCAGAGCATGGTGGATGACGGCAGCTATAACGCGATTCTGAAGAAGTGGGATCTGGAGTTGGGTGCGATCAAGGATGTGACCATCAACGCGGGCAAGTAA
- a CDS encoding amino acid ABC transporter permease, producing the protein MSQTQAERLQAERKLAENQFDITQYQHVPRRYYGRIFFATVIVIAIIGLVRAFAEGKIEWSYIGQFLTSEAIMWGLFNTIIMAVLAMALGIVFGVITAIMRMSANPILRYVAVTYTWLFRGTPLILQLLLWFNLALIFPTIGIPGLFELDTVSLMTPFVAALLGLSINQGAYTAEVVRAGLLSVDTGQYEAAKSIGMPRLQALRRIILPQAMRIIIPPVGNEFIGMVKMTSLASVIQYSELLYNAQNIYYANARVMELLIVAGIWYLATVTVLSFGQSRLERRFARGAGKRS; encoded by the coding sequence ATGAGCCAGACTCAGGCAGAACGACTCCAGGCGGAGCGCAAACTGGCAGAAAACCAGTTCGACATTACCCAGTACCAGCATGTGCCACGGCGTTATTACGGGCGGATCTTCTTCGCCACCGTGATCGTCATCGCCATCATCGGCCTGGTGCGGGCCTTCGCCGAAGGCAAGATCGAATGGTCGTACATCGGCCAGTTCCTTACCTCCGAAGCGATCATGTGGGGCCTGTTCAACACGATCATCATGGCCGTGCTGGCCATGGCGCTGGGCATCGTGTTCGGGGTGATCACCGCGATCATGCGCATGTCGGCCAACCCGATCCTGCGCTACGTGGCAGTGACCTACACCTGGCTGTTTCGCGGTACGCCGCTGATTCTGCAACTGCTGTTGTGGTTCAACCTGGCGCTGATCTTCCCCACCATCGGCATTCCCGGCCTGTTCGAACTCGACACCGTGAGCCTGATGACGCCATTCGTGGCCGCCCTGCTCGGCTTGAGCATCAACCAGGGCGCCTACACCGCCGAAGTGGTGCGCGCCGGCCTGCTGTCGGTGGACACCGGCCAGTACGAAGCCGCCAAGTCGATCGGCATGCCGCGCCTGCAAGCGCTGCGCCGGATCATCCTGCCCCAGGCCATGCGGATCATCATTCCGCCGGTGGGCAACGAATTCATCGGCATGGTGAAAATGACCTCGCTGGCGAGCGTCATCCAGTACTCGGAACTGCTCTACAACGCCCAGAACATCTACTACGCCAACGCCCGGGTCATGGAGCTGCTGATCGTCGCCGGTATCTGGTACCTGGCCACCGTCACCGTCCTGTCCTTTGGTCAAAGCCGTCTGGAGCGTCGTTTCGCTCGCGGCGCCGGCAAGCGTTCTTGA